One Aphidius gifuensis isolate YNYX2018 linkage group LG3, ASM1490517v1, whole genome shotgun sequence DNA window includes the following coding sequences:
- the LOC122851941 gene encoding synapsin-like, translating into MVTMVHQDSSQPYQAISDRPLQSQPAAPPPPTQVPIPGAPLTSVVTSSDLSLNLRSGSRTTSAPSSPAKTRESLLQRVQSLTGAARDQGASILGAAVGGTNRIPPYNKDRCFTLLVIDDQNTDWSKYFRGRRLHGEYEIRVEQAEFRELSLTACESGATVSVAILRNGTKVIRSFKPDFVLIRQNLCDANENYKNLLLGFMYGNIPSVNNLSAIYNFQVLMTL; encoded by the exons ATGGTCACCATGGTTCACCAAGATTCTTCTCAGCCTTATCAAGCTATTTCAGATCGACCATTACAATCACAACCAgcagcaccaccaccaccaactcAAGTGCCTATACCAGGAGCTCCTCTGACAAGTGTCGTCACGTCTAGTGATTTGAGTCTCAACTTAAGGTCAGGGTCAAGGACCACAAGCGCACCATCATCACCCGCTAAAACTAGAGAAAGTCTTTTGCAGCGAGTTCAGAGTCTTACTGGTGCAGCTCGGGATCAG GGCGCTTCTATTCTTGGTGCTGCTGTTGGTGGTACTAATCGCATTCCACCATACAATAAAGATCGTTGCTTCACTCTACTGGTCATAGATGATCAAAATACTGATTGGAGCAAATATTTCCGGGGCCGAAGACTTCATGGTGAATACGAAATACGAGTTGAACAAGCTGAATTTCGAGAGTTGTCACTGACTGCCTGTGAAAGTGGTGCAACAGTCTCTGTCGCAATTTTACGAAACGGAACCAAAGTTATCAG ATCGTTTAAACCTGATTTCGTCTTGATCCGGCAAAATCTTTGTGATGCAAATGAAAACTACAAAAATCTTCTTCTAGGTTTCATGTATGGAAACATTCCCAGTGTCAATAATTTATCGGCTATTTACAACTTTCAGGTACTTATGACTCTATAA